In one window of Cellulophaga sp. HaHa_2_95 DNA:
- a CDS encoding carboxypeptidase-like regulatory domain-containing protein has protein sequence MRYLFRKKQVLVLIGLIALVNVASAQKITITGVLKDSLGSPLEMANVVAVNQETKSLDGFGITDPNGKYKVSVNQNSTYSLKFSYIGFQPKELLIKTLEEDLQRDVILAEQAQSLDEVEVVYEMPVVVKGDTIVYNTDSFVTGTEKKLEDVLSKLPGVEINDDGEIEVEGKTVTKVMVDGKDFFDGDSKLAAKNIPANALDKIEVLRNYSEVSQLKGVTNNQDNVALNIKLKSGKEKFWFGEITAGLGLDSRYLAHPKLFFYSPKYSINILTDLNNIGQLPFTSRDYRNFTGGFRSRTGNTGTSFNVGDGGLGLSQLQNNRAKEIETRFGAVNFSYAPTEKLDLSGFAIYSYANTDLQTVATRTYISSNQQEVTTTGTEQTSNLGLLKLSAAYKPNTNVQVEYDALAKFSDENEDVGILSVADVTDQIFENKQQTPSSLNQNANVYYTIDEKNILAVEAQYLIQNEDPFYNAIREIQPFESILPLNEEQANYNINQDRKIKTNKFDFKTDYYFITGAKSNINFTLGTTQSSQKFNSNIFQILDNESTLAFAEDDLVNDVEYKFSDIFVGFHYKLIVGKFTFNPGFKVHDYTAKNTQLATSVTDDLFNVVPDLFVNLQLKQSESIRFNYTVNRQFSDIDKFSRAYIFSNYNSMYQGNRDLESALFHNLSLNFFSFSMFNMQNIFATVNYSKRVDAFKNNSAIVGINQVSSTINSNLEDEVLSGSANFQRTFGKIKVSSRGSLSYSNLNNIVNGSPSTSESLTQSYRASLATSFRDAPNVEVGYNYALNNYDNGGNSSTYYTDTPFLKVDAAFLKSFIFLADLDYYHYRDKANTIDNEYGNLDTSLSYQKEDSKWEYSVEVTNLLNNTELNQDSFNELFYRTSSYVVQPRYVMFKIKYDL, from the coding sequence ATGAGATATCTATTTAGAAAAAAGCAAGTACTGGTGCTTATCGGCTTAATTGCTTTGGTGAATGTTGCTAGTGCTCAGAAAATCACCATTACGGGAGTATTAAAAGATTCGCTAGGAAGCCCTTTAGAAATGGCAAATGTAGTGGCTGTAAATCAAGAGACAAAAAGTTTGGATGGTTTTGGAATTACAGATCCTAATGGAAAGTACAAGGTAAGCGTGAACCAAAACAGTACTTATAGCTTAAAATTCAGCTATATCGGTTTTCAACCTAAAGAACTATTGATTAAAACCCTAGAAGAAGACCTACAACGCGATGTAATATTGGCAGAGCAAGCACAGAGCTTGGATGAGGTTGAGGTAGTTTATGAGATGCCTGTGGTAGTGAAAGGGGATACTATTGTGTATAACACGGACTCTTTCGTAACAGGAACGGAAAAGAAATTAGAAGATGTACTAAGTAAGTTGCCCGGAGTAGAAATAAATGATGATGGTGAAATAGAAGTAGAAGGAAAGACCGTTACAAAGGTAATGGTCGATGGAAAAGATTTTTTTGATGGAGATTCTAAACTAGCAGCAAAAAATATTCCTGCAAATGCTTTGGATAAAATAGAAGTACTTAGAAATTATAGTGAGGTGTCACAACTAAAAGGCGTAACAAATAATCAAGATAATGTAGCTTTAAATATTAAATTAAAATCAGGAAAAGAGAAGTTTTGGTTTGGAGAAATTACGGCTGGTTTAGGATTAGATAGTAGGTATCTAGCGCATCCTAAACTATTTTTTTACAGCCCTAAGTACAGTATCAATATTTTAACAGATCTTAATAATATTGGGCAATTGCCATTTACCTCTAGAGATTACAGAAATTTCACAGGTGGTTTTAGAAGTAGAACAGGAAATACAGGCACTAGTTTTAACGTTGGTGATGGCGGTTTGGGTTTGTCTCAGCTTCAAAACAACCGTGCTAAAGAAATAGAAACAAGATTTGGAGCGGTTAATTTTAGTTATGCCCCAACAGAAAAACTAGATTTAAGTGGATTCGCAATTTATTCTTATGCGAATACAGACTTACAGACGGTGGCCACGCGAACGTATATTAGTAGCAATCAGCAAGAGGTAACTACAACAGGAACAGAACAAACATCTAATTTAGGGTTGTTAAAGCTAAGTGCTGCTTACAAGCCAAATACAAATGTACAGGTGGAATATGATGCTCTTGCAAAATTTTCTGACGAGAATGAGGATGTAGGAATTTTGTCTGTAGCAGACGTTACAGATCAAATTTTTGAAAACAAACAGCAAACTCCTTCTAGTCTTAATCAAAATGCTAATGTATATTACACGATAGATGAAAAAAACATATTGGCGGTTGAGGCTCAGTATCTAATCCAAAATGAGGATCCGTTTTATAATGCAATCAGAGAAATACAACCTTTTGAAAGTATTCTTCCTTTGAATGAAGAACAAGCGAATTATAATATCAATCAAGATCGAAAAATAAAAACGAATAAGTTTGATTTTAAAACCGATTACTATTTTATTACGGGAGCAAAAAGTAATATCAATTTTACGCTAGGAACCACGCAAAGTAGTCAGAAATTTAATTCAAATATCTTTCAAATTTTAGATAACGAGTCAACCTTAGCATTTGCAGAGGATGATTTAGTTAATGATGTGGAATATAAGTTTTCTGATATTTTTGTTGGATTTCATTATAAATTAATCGTCGGGAAATTTACATTTAATCCAGGTTTTAAAGTACATGATTATACGGCGAAAAACACACAATTAGCTACATCGGTTACAGATGATTTATTCAATGTAGTTCCCGATCTTTTTGTAAATCTTCAATTAAAGCAGTCAGAGAGTATTCGGTTTAATTATACGGTTAACCGACAGTTTTCAGATATAGATAAATTTTCTAGAGCCTATATTTTTAGTAATTACAATTCCATGTATCAAGGAAATCGTGATTTAGAAAGTGCTTTGTTTCATAATTTATCACTTAATTTTTTCAGCTTTAGCATGTTTAACATGCAAAACATTTTCGCTACTGTTAATTATAGTAAACGTGTAGATGCTTTTAAAAATAATAGTGCTATCGTTGGCATTAATCAAGTAAGTTCAACCATCAATTCTAATTTGGAAGATGAAGTGTTGTCAGGGTCTGCTAATTTTCAAAGAACATTTGGTAAGATAAAGGTGAGTTCCAGAGGATCGCTTTCCTATTCTAATTTAAATAATATTGTTAATGGTAGCCCTAGTACGTCAGAGTCTTTGACACAAAGCTATAGAGCATCCTTAGCCACAAGCTTTAGAGATGCCCCAAATGTAGAGGTGGGTTATAACTATGCCCTTAATAATTATGATAACGGAGGAAATTCATCTACGTATTATACAGACACACCATTTCTAAAAGTTGATGCGGCTTTTCTAAAAAGTTTTATTTTTCTAGCAGATTTAGATTACTACCATTACAGAGATAAAGCAAATACTATTGATAATGAGTATGGTAATTTAGATACCAGTTTATCTTATCAAAAAGAGGATAGTAAGTGGGAGTATAGTGTAGAAGTAACCAATTTATTGAACAATACAGAACTCAATCAAGATAGTTTTAATGAGCTCTTTTATAGAACCTCATCGTATGTGGTACAACCACGATATGTGATGTTTAAAATTAAATATGATTTATAA
- a CDS encoding GLPGLI family protein, with protein sequence MKKFLLFITICLLHFSILQAQDFQGKAIYHSKTSVADFNFGGREMSEEQKKRITERLKEQSEKTFILTFDKTAAIYEEEEKLETPGRENGGRGRFRFGDFSGGKLYKNIKDQNYAKESEMFGKVFLIKDDLKQLNWTMGSETKKIGNYTCYKATAIQAIDSTDFQTLRRKRDQERRNENTAKKDTTQNKTRIFKETEAVKEIEITAWFTPEIPVSQGPGEYWGLPGLILEVNAGNTVLLCTKIVLNADEKVEIKAPAKGKVISQQEYNETLLTKMEEMSERFRGGNRGPGGNSNRGRN encoded by the coding sequence ATGAAAAAATTTCTACTATTTATCACCATTTGTCTTCTTCATTTTTCAATTCTACAAGCTCAAGACTTTCAGGGAAAGGCAATCTATCATTCTAAAACATCTGTGGCCGACTTTAATTTTGGTGGTCGTGAAATGTCAGAAGAACAGAAAAAAAGAATTACAGAGCGCTTAAAGGAACAGTCAGAAAAAACATTTATACTGACGTTTGATAAAACAGCGGCGATATATGAGGAGGAAGAAAAGCTAGAAACTCCAGGAAGAGAAAATGGAGGCAGAGGTAGATTTAGATTTGGAGATTTTTCTGGTGGTAAATTGTATAAGAATATTAAAGACCAAAATTATGCTAAAGAATCAGAAATGTTTGGTAAAGTATTCTTAATCAAAGATGACCTGAAGCAATTAAATTGGACGATGGGTTCTGAAACAAAAAAAATAGGCAATTACACGTGCTATAAGGCAACAGCTATACAAGCGATTGATTCTACAGATTTTCAAACTTTAAGAAGAAAAAGAGATCAAGAAAGAAGAAACGAGAATACTGCCAAAAAGGATACTACGCAAAATAAGACGCGTATTTTTAAAGAAACAGAAGCGGTAAAAGAAATTGAAATTACAGCATGGTTTACTCCTGAAATTCCTGTAAGTCAAGGACCAGGAGAATACTGGGGCTTACCAGGTTTAATATTAGAAGTTAACGCAGGGAATACCGTATTGCTTTGTACTAAGATTGTTTTAAATGCAGATGAAAAGGTAGAGATAAAAGCTCCTGCAAAAGGAAAGGTCATATCGCAGCAAGAATATAATGAAACGCTTTTGACTAAGATGGAAGAAATGTCAGAGCGCTTTAGAGGTGGTAATAGAGGTCCAGGTGGTAACTCAAATAGAGGAAGAAACTAA
- a CDS encoding App1 family protein: MLFKKDPLQIITFDAYGTNSHFYLRGRALEDESINLDDKGWFNLMLNTWKRLETDEVKHTNIDITLPNGQVLQTSTDNHGYFKMETAVHDLQKLANEEDWVNFEVSYSNPNIKRKITHENRFPGKILIPSKKAVFGVITDIDDTILHTGVVSTLKWRVLFNTVFKTVKNRLPLTGAPDFYNQLHRGTSGENSNPIFYVSHSPWNLYRYLELFLKQNNFPKGPILLRSFNSFFKRKRDGHKPQKQIEILGILKTYPALPIILIGDSGERDADIYKEIAEQFPDRILAIYLRSVNHKKRMIRVKSLFDDYKTTPVLFVENSDQAVAHAKKMGFI, translated from the coding sequence ATGTTATTTAAAAAAGATCCTTTACAAATAATTACATTTGATGCTTATGGCACCAATTCTCATTTCTATTTAAGGGGAAGAGCGCTTGAAGATGAGTCTATTAACTTAGATGATAAAGGCTGGTTTAATTTGATGTTGAATACATGGAAACGGTTAGAAACAGATGAAGTAAAGCATACCAACATAGATATTACTTTGCCAAACGGCCAAGTTTTGCAAACATCAACCGATAATCATGGATATTTTAAAATGGAAACGGCTGTTCATGATTTGCAGAAATTAGCCAACGAAGAAGACTGGGTGAACTTTGAAGTCTCTTACTCAAATCCAAATATTAAACGAAAGATTACCCATGAAAATAGATTTCCTGGTAAAATTCTAATCCCATCTAAGAAGGCTGTTTTTGGGGTGATTACAGATATTGATGATACTATTTTGCATACGGGTGTAGTCTCTACATTAAAATGGCGCGTATTGTTTAATACTGTTTTTAAAACTGTAAAAAATCGTTTGCCGCTTACTGGAGCTCCAGATTTTTATAACCAATTACATCGGGGAACATCAGGAGAGAATTCTAATCCAATATTTTATGTGAGTCATAGCCCTTGGAATTTATACCGTTATTTAGAACTGTTTCTAAAGCAGAATAATTTCCCTAAAGGACCTATTTTACTTCGTAGTTTTAATTCTTTTTTTAAAAGGAAAAGAGACGGGCATAAACCACAAAAGCAAATTGAGATTCTTGGTATTTTAAAAACGTACCCAGCGTTACCCATAATTTTAATTGGAGATAGTGGCGAGCGTGACGCAGATATTTATAAGGAAATAGCAGAACAATTTCCAGACAGAATTTTGGCAATCTACCTAAGAAGTGTAAATCATAAAAAGAGAATGATTCGGGTAAAAAGCCTATTTGATGATTATAAAACAACACCTGTTTTATTTGTAGAGAATAGCGATCAAGCAGTGGCACACGCAAAAAAAATGGGATTCATATAA
- a CDS encoding deoxynucleoside kinase, whose product MHVAIAGNIGAGKTTLTKLLSKHFNWEPHFEDVVDNPYLDDFYNQMERWSFNLQIYFLNSRFRQILEIRETGKNIIQDRTIYEDAYIFAPNLHAMGLMTNRDFSNYSSLFELMEKLVQPPDLLIYLRSSIPNLVSQIHKRGRDYENTISIDYLSRLNERYEAWSQSYEKGKLLIIDVDHLDFVDNPEDLGTIINRIDAEINGLF is encoded by the coding sequence ATGCATGTTGCAATTGCAGGAAATATTGGCGCAGGAAAAACAACCTTAACCAAATTACTTTCAAAACATTTTAACTGGGAGCCACATTTTGAAGATGTTGTAGATAACCCTTATTTAGATGATTTTTACAATCAAATGGAGCGTTGGAGTTTTAACCTTCAAATTTATTTTTTAAATAGTAGGTTTCGCCAGATTTTAGAAATAAGAGAAACGGGGAAAAATATCATCCAAGATCGCACCATATACGAAGATGCTTATATTTTTGCACCAAACCTTCATGCGATGGGTTTGATGACGAACAGAGATTTTAGTAATTACTCTAGCTTATTTGAGCTAATGGAAAAATTAGTTCAACCGCCAGATTTATTAATCTATTTACGAAGTTCTATTCCCAACTTAGTAAGTCAGATTCATAAACGTGGACGCGATTATGAAAATACGATTTCTATAGATTATTTAAGCAGACTTAATGAACGTTATGAAGCGTGGAGTCAGAGCTATGAAAAAGGGAAACTCTTAATTATTGATGTTGACCATTTAGACTTTGTAGATAATCCTGAGGATTTGGGCACTATAATAAATAGAATTGATGCGGAGATAAATGGCTTGTTTTAA
- the metK gene encoding methionine adenosyltransferase: protein MAYLFTSESVSEGHPDKVADQISDALLDNFLAFDPESKVACETLVTTGQVVLAGEVKSDTYLDVQQIARDVINKIGYTKGEYQFSGDSCGVISLIHEQSKDISQGVDRGSKEEQGAGDQGMMFGYATKETENYMPLALDISHKILQILADLRREGKEISYLRPDAKAQVTIEYSDENVPQRIDTIVVSTQHDAFDADDEKMLAKIKSDIISILIPKVKEQLPVHIQTLFDDAITYHINPTGKFVIGGPHGDTGLTGRKIIVDTYGGKGAHGGGAFSGKDPSKVDRSAAYAARHAAKNLVAAGVADEILVQVSYAIGVVEPTSIYVDTYGTAKVNLNDGQIARKVAELFDMRPFAIEERLKLRNPIYLETAAYGHMGKEPITVTKTFESPYNGKVEKEVELFTWEKLDALEQVKTTFGI, encoded by the coding sequence ATGGCTTATTTATTCACATCAGAATCTGTTAGTGAAGGACACCCAGATAAAGTAGCAGACCAAATAAGTGATGCGCTTTTAGATAATTTTTTGGCTTTTGATCCAGAAAGCAAAGTAGCATGCGAGACATTAGTAACTACAGGTCAAGTAGTATTGGCAGGTGAAGTTAAGAGTGATACCTATTTAGATGTTCAACAAATAGCAAGAGATGTTATTAATAAAATTGGGTATACTAAAGGAGAATATCAGTTTAGCGGAGATTCATGTGGTGTTATCTCCTTAATACATGAGCAGTCTAAAGATATTAGTCAAGGTGTAGATCGCGGTTCTAAAGAAGAGCAAGGTGCAGGAGATCAAGGAATGATGTTTGGCTACGCTACTAAAGAAACGGAAAACTACATGCCTTTGGCTTTAGATATTTCGCATAAAATATTACAGATCTTAGCAGATTTAAGAAGAGAAGGTAAAGAAATTTCTTATTTAAGACCAGATGCTAAGGCGCAGGTAACAATAGAGTATAGTGATGAAAATGTACCTCAACGTATAGATACTATTGTAGTTTCTACTCAACATGATGCTTTTGATGCTGATGATGAAAAAATGTTGGCGAAAATTAAATCAGATATTATTTCTATCTTAATTCCGAAAGTAAAGGAACAATTACCAGTACATATTCAGACGTTATTTGATGATGCTATTACCTACCATATTAACCCAACAGGAAAATTTGTTATCGGTGGTCCTCATGGAGATACGGGATTAACAGGTCGTAAGATTATTGTAGATACGTACGGTGGTAAAGGTGCTCACGGTGGAGGTGCATTTAGTGGTAAAGATCCTAGTAAAGTAGATAGAAGTGCAGCCTATGCTGCGCGTCATGCTGCGAAAAATTTAGTAGCTGCGGGAGTGGCTGATGAGATTTTAGTACAGGTAAGTTATGCTATTGGAGTGGTAGAACCAACCTCTATTTATGTAGATACGTATGGTACTGCTAAGGTGAATTTAAACGATGGGCAGATTGCAAGAAAAGTAGCTGAGTTATTTGATATGCGTCCGTTTGCCATAGAAGAGCGTTTAAAATTGCGTAATCCTATTTATTTGGAAACAGCTGCTTACGGTCACATGGGTAAAGAGCCAATAACAGTAACAAAAACTTTTGAATCTCCTTATAACGGTAAAGTAGAAAAAGAAGTAGAATTGTTTACTTGGGAGAAGTTAGATGCTCTAGAGCAAGTGAAAACTACATTCGGTATATAA